In the Sulfurivermis fontis genome, AACGTATCGATCACCATTGCCGGCAGCCGGTCTTCCAGTCTGGCCAAAGCCGCAGCAATTCCCTTCCTGACCCCCGCTTTGCCCTGCGGCATCACTTCACCGTATTCGGCGAGCAACCCCCGCAGGCCGTTAATCTGCGCGGTGCGGAACTTGACCAACTGGCTCCTCATGCGGTGCAGCGCCAGGATGGCCTGCTGTTCTTCCGTCTTGATCGCCACCGCCTTGACGTGCGGCTGCTGCACCGCTGTCCAGATCGCCCGCGCGTCCTGCCGGTCGTTCTTGTTGCCGGTGACGAACGGCTTCACCGCCTTGCCTGGCAGGAGCTTGACCTGGTGGCCCAGCGCCGTGAGTTTCCTCGCCCAGTGCTGCGCACCGCCGCAGGCTTCCATCCCAATGAGGCATGGTTGCCGGTTAGCGAAGTGTTCGAGGAACTTCTCGCGCTTGAGCTGCAGGCTCACGATCTCTCCGGTCTCCATGTCGATCCAGTGCAACTGAAATACCCGCTTGGCGATATCCACGCCAACGACCGTTTTGCTACCATTCATTTCGGACCCTCCGGTTTGCCTGTGAAGACCTTCAGTATCTTCCACCTTGGGCACTTCGATGCCGTCGGCCCGTGAGGGTCCACCTTCATCCCACCCACACCGCAAAGCTATCCACGGCGCCGGGCGCCGCAGGTCCCTCCATACCGAAGACGGCCAGCGCGCCGGATAACTCGTGTTCAGCGCTCACGGGGTGGGAGGCGTCCATTCAATTCTCCTTGCCTTAGGGAAGGTCTGAATAAGTCCATCCTGGACTTCTCAGACCACGCCAAGCGAAACGTGTGATTTTCGCTCGGCTTCATTTTTCAACGACTTATCGTCGTTGAAAAATGGCGGCACATCCCTGTGCCGCGGAAGCTCTGAACTTATTCAGAGCTTCCTTAGGTTTTCATGGTTGGCAAACTGCCAGTGCATTTCGGAGGGAAAAATATGAAGATGACACCGAACGTTTCCGCAACGCCGCCCGGGTTCTCGCCAATGATCCGGGTGCTGGCCGGCAGCGCCTTCGTGCTGCTCGCGGCGGGCCTGCTGGCCCTGTTCGCGCCGGACCTTCTGCCTTTTTCCGTTCAGAAGCCCGTTGCCATTGCGCTGATCGTCATCGGCGCTGTCCTCGAAACGGCAAGCGTGGTCCTGGTCATCAAGGGCCAGCGTCAACATGGAAGCGAACGCCTGCACAGCGTCTTGCAGGAAGCGAAAAAGCGCGACCGGCCGTAGGGCGTGCGCGCCATGGCCAATCCGCCCCAATTCTCATCGAAACTGAACGGCGCACCCAGAGTGGAGGTGCGCCAGGATAGTATCCGGCTCGTCCAGCGCCGCCACTTCGGTTGGATATTTGTCGGCTTTCCGGTCTTTCTCGTGTCCGTTTTTTTGATCTCGGAATATTCCAAAAATTCGGCCTTCCGGCATGATCCATGGGCTTACCTGGCGCAATGCTTCAAAAACTTCGAGTGGCCTGAATGGATCGCCTTCGGTGTTGCAACGCTCCTGTTTTGTGTCTTCGTCATCAGCGGGTTGCTGTATGCGCTATGGGAGCGTGAGTTGGAAATCGATCTGAGGCGACGGCAATTCCGCTTCCGCACCGGGCTCGCGGGCCGCATCACGACCATCACGGGCTCGACGGACGAGCTTCGTACCCTGCAATTGACCCGCCTGACCGCGACCGGCACGTCGACCGAAAGCCCCGCCAGGACTTACGAGTACTGGAGCCTCGATCTCGTGCTTCCCGGAGACGTGGAGCCCCTGAACCTCGGCCAGTGGGGACGTCACGAAGAAGCGATTGCGGAAGCCGGGCGTTGGCAGCAGTGGCTTCCAACGCTGGAACTGCAAGCCGGCAATTGAACCTCGTCCGGCCAGACGTAGAGGTTCAGGACCGCCGCCCGTCGAACACGGGAATACCCAGCAATCCTGCGAGCAGATTCGCCTCCGACAGGATCGCGGTGGCGTCGGTATGGGAAACCAGATTGATGCGTCCGCCATCGTTGAGCACCAGGTTCAATTCAACGTTGACGATACTGCGGGAGTCTCCCGCCCATATGTCTTTTTCGAGCATTTCGATCTCGGCCACCTCGTCGAACTTCAGCATCGTCGCCTGTCGGCCCGATCCCAACCAGGGCAACAACGCCGGACGGGCGGGAATCTCGATGCGCCGGTTTAGCGGGTCGAAGCGCGCACCTGCGCTGAAGAGCTGTCGCAGGTGGCGGCCGATGCCAACGAACAGCCCGCCTGCGCATAAAAATGCCAGGGCGCCCGGCAAGAAGCCATGCCCTAGCTGGAGCGGCACACCGGCCAGCGCCGCATAGCCCAGATAAAGGAAAACGCCGGCAAATGCCCGCGAGATACCGGTGGAACGATACTCCCAGACCCGGCCATCGCGCATGAGTTTTTGGGTGACAAAACTTGCGCCCCGGCCGGACTCCAACGGCTGACGGGGCCTGCGGCGCGAGATATCGCGATCGACCGGCACGCTTACTCACCTCCTGGATGACTGGCCCCAATCCTTCCCGATGCCAGTCCAAGGCCAATGGCAATGAAGATGAGAGGGATGCCCCGCCCCAATAATCCGCCCATGTATTCGGCAACGAGATAGGACTCTGCGGGCGACCGCGGGTTGTAGCGCACCCGCACCCGACTGCCGGGCGGAAAGCGTTGGGCCCAGCGTGCAGCACTGGCCTCTGTGCTGGTATTCACCAATCCTCCGGGAGCGATCTCATCACCTGTGTATTCGCGTCCTTTGACCGTGTAGCGATAGCGGATGGTCGGTGAAAAGACCCCAGGCGAGAAATTCCTGGGTTCGCCGCCGAACCAATTGTCCCTGTCAATTTCGATGGTGCTGTCGAGAATCATCCCCTCGGCAGTAGGCCAACGCTGGCAGGCGGCCGCCAACTGGCGAATCTTCCAGTCCTTGTAGAGGGCGACGAGACCCGCGACGATCAGCACACAACCGATCGGCTGTCTGGGATCTTCGGCCCAACTGGCCAGCAAACTCAGCAAGTCCATGGCGTCATAAGTTTCGATTCAATTCTTTCATGCCTATCCACCCTCGCGATCGCTCCGATGGTGGCGAATCCCTCGCACTCAGGCCGGAGGCGGCACTGCCGAAATGCCTCGAGCAGGTTGAGGACGAGGCTGAAGTCCTGCATGTCGGTGCGGGCCTTGGCGAGCAGTCGTGCACGGACCGAGGCGGCGGTGTTCCGGCTGCTCACGTCAGGCTCTCCAAGTAGGGGCGCATGACGTTGGCCACCCGGCACGGCTTGGCAAACTGCCACAGTTCGTCCATGCCGACGCGCTTCCCATTCCAGGCCTCACGCAGCGCCTCCAGCGCGACATCCAGGCCGATCTTGTTGCGGAACTTGAAGCAGTCGGCCACCGTCCGGGCGACGTTGGTCACGCGCACCGGCACACCATCGATGAGGCGCTCCTCGATCCCCTCCGTCAGCGCGGCGCCAGAGAAGCGCACGATGCGCAGCGGGGGATAGTCCATCTTTGGCGCGCGTGCCTTGTTGGGGATTGCCAGCCAGACCTCGAACGGCGACTGTGTGGTGAGTTCATGTAGGCGCAGTGCCGACAGCAGGCAGATGATGGCTTGCGGGTGCTTGCGTGCCACCTCGGCGAGTGCACCGTGTTCCGAGACGGGCCGGTCCGGAATCGCGTACAGGCCCCGTCCCACGCGCTGGAGCAGCCCTTGGCGCACCAGCCGCGTGAGGGCGACCGTGGGCAGCCCGCGCTCATTGAGATCGCGTGGGCGAATAAGGCCGCGCTGGGCGGCAAGAACCAGAATGTTCTGGTGCGAACTGTCCATGCCGTCATGATGTTGCGAAACGTCGGTAGCTGTAAAGAACTACCGACAAAACACAACTGGCATGGGTTCCTTTGCATGATGCCGCAATTCCAACTGGCGGTAGGCTACAGGCACCCCTTGACCATACCGAGTAGTCGGTTAGGATAAAAAACCAACTAATCGGTATGAAATGAGGATGATCAAAGCCGCCGTCACCGCCCGCGGGCAGGATTCGCGCCAGCGCCTCTTGGACGCCGCGCTCGGTGTGTTCCGTACGAAGGGCTACACCGCGACGACGGTGGACGATCTGTGCGCCGCAGCCGGCGTCACCAAGGGCAGCTTCTTTCACCACTTCGACAGCAAGGAGGCGGCCGCGCTGGCCGCGATCACGCACTGGAACGACACCACCGGCGCGCTGTTTGCCGCCGCGCCGTACTGGCAGGTCGAGGATCCGCGCCAGCGGCTGCTTGCCTACCTCGACTTCCGCGCCGGGCTGGTGCGCGGGGCGATCCCGGAGTTCACCTGCCTGCTCGGCACCCTGGTGCAGGAAACCTTCGCAAGTCATTCAGCGCTGCAAACGGCCTGCGGCGCCGGCATCGAGGCGCACGCACAGACCCTCGTGCCGACGATCGAAGCGGCCAAGGCGAAGTACGCACCGGGCGCCGAATGGAGCGCCGAAAGCCTCGCGCGCCACACCCAGGCCGTGTTGCAAGGCGGCTTCGTGCTCGCCAAAGCCATGAACGACCCGCAGGCCGCGCTCGATGCCCTCGCGCATTTGAAGCGCTACGTGGCGCAGCTGTTGCCCATCCCCACGGCAAGGAGATCGCGATGAACAACGATCCGCGCCTGGCAGGTGCCCCCGACCGGGTGACGACCGTAGACGCGACCGCCGAAGTCACGGCGCTGATCCGTCGTTGGGAGGGCGCGATCCAGGCCGACGACAGGGCAGGGATACTGGTGCATCACACCGAGGACATCGTGATGTTCGATGTGCCCGAGCCCTTGCAGTCGCTTGGGCTTGCGGCCTACCACAAGACCTGGGACCTGTTCTTCCGCTATGGCACGCCGCACCCAGAACTCTTCGTCATCGAGGAGCTGCGCGTCACCGCCGGATCGGACGTGGCCTTCGCCACGGGACTCTTGCGCATCGGCGGCTCGCCCTCACCCGTGTGCCGATTGACCCTGGGGCTCGTCAAGCGCGATGGCCAGTGGCTCATCGCCCACGAGCACCACTCCGCGCCCCACGCCCTCGAAGCTGAGGAGCCTCGCTCATGAACACGATGATGCCCTGTCTGGCCTTCGCCAACGCCGAGCAGACCGAACAGGCGGTTCGCACCTACATCGAGCTCTTTCGCGCCGTGTTCGGAGAGGCGAAAGAGTTGGCGCGCAGCACGTTCTCGCAGGCCGAAATCGACACCGTAACGCAGCTGCACGGCTTACCGCCCGAGCAACGGCCCGGGCCGGCCGGCGCGGTCAAGACGATCCGCTTCCAGCTCAACGGCATGGAGCTTCTGGCGCTCAACGGCGGCGGCTACTTCGGCCAGTTTCACGAGAGCTTCTCGCTCTACGTGAACTGCGAAACGCAAGCGCAGATCGACCGCCTGCATGAAGCACTGTCTGAAGGAGGCCAGGTGCAGCCCTGCGGCTGGATCAAGGACCGCTTCGGCGTGTCCTGGCAGATCGTCCCAGACTTCGTGCTGGCCATCGACGAGGGCCCGGACCGTGCCGCCGCCGAGCGGATGAACGTGGCGATGCTGGGCATGACGAAGATCGATCGGGAGCGGCTCCAGAGGTCGTTACGATGAGCGCGCATCGTATTTTCGGCATGCCCTTCGCCAAAAGAGCCGTAGGCTCGACAAGGAACTGAGACCATGTTCCGTTTCCTCGGGGTCTGCCTTCTTGTCTACGTTGCTTGGTCGCTTTACTGTGGCGAGGTCACCGGCAAGGACCGCTGGACCCGCAAGACCGTGTCGCGCGATGGGGCGCCGGGCGAGTACTGGAGGGTGATCGGCGTGTACAGTCTGTTGGGCGCGATGTGCCTCTTCTGGTTCTGAGTTCACCATGAGCGACCGGTTCGAAACTCCGCCTGGCGTCAAATGGGTGTTGGTCCTCGGCCTCGCGGGCTTCCTCGCGGGCTTTGTCGGCCCCCTGCTGCTGGCACCGGATGCGAACCTGGGCCCGGCCATCGGCATCTTCATTTCCGGGCCGGTGGGCGCGGCGCTGGGCGTGCTGCTCTGGGCCTTGTGCGCACTCGTCAAGCCAGTGGCGCGCACCCAATGGCGTCTGCTGTATGCGGTCACGACGCTCGGCGTGCTCGCGACATTGCTGTCGATCCGGCCGGAGCCGACCTGGTTGGGCTACGTTTTCGAAGGGCGGGTGCAGTCGTGCGCGCCGCCCGCCGCGCTCGAGGCCGACGTGCTCGGCTACTGGCGCAAGCGTATCGCGGAAGTGAATTGGGCGGCACCGCGCCCGGGCTGGGAAGACCAGATGCGCGGAATGCTGCGCGACGCGCCCGGCGTGGTGGTGTCGGTGCGCCTCGAGCGCCGCAACGCGATCCGGCAAAACCGCCTGCTGTGGAATCGCGAGGCGTTCGCCGCGGGCTGGCAGCCGCAAGACGAGGACGTGTCCTTCTATCTCGAAAATGGCAACTGCGCCGCGTTTCCGGCGGGCCGCGACCTTCGCGCCTATCAGCCGCTCACGTACGACGGCCGACCGGTCGATGTCACCGCGTGGCCACCGTCGGAACTCCTGCGCGTGCTGCGCGCGGCGGTGCTCGACGACATTCCCGAGCGTTGGCGCGGCCTCTGAGTCCCGTCGTGCTAGCGGGAGCGTACCACTGCCATGAACGCGAGCGAGCGGGCTACGAGGGGCGCACCGTGGCGGAGTCCGCTCTCGTCGCCAGATGCGCGGCAAGCTTGTCGAGCGTCTGGACCCCATAGCCGACCGCGCCAAAGCCGATCGTCGCCTCGCGCTGTGCCCGTGTGGGATGCAACTGCCGCAGGGTCAGCACGGTGCGTCCATCGGACTGTTCGTCGAAAGTGACGAGCATGCGGAACATGCCGGGAT is a window encoding:
- a CDS encoding IS110 family transposase, whose product is MNGSKTVVGVDIAKRVFQLHWIDMETGEIVSLQLKREKFLEHFANRQPCLIGMEACGGAQHWARKLTALGHQVKLLPGKAVKPFVTGNKNDRQDARAIWTAVQQPHVKAVAIKTEEQQAILALHRMRSQLVKFRTAQINGLRGLLAEYGEVMPQGKAGVRKGIAAALARLEDRLPAMVIDTLREQWARIEKLDGEIAAIEQRIQLWLKQDEACKRIAEIPGVGPLTATAAVAIMGDAKAFKSGREFAAFAGLVPRQVGTGGRIKLLGISKRGDTYLRTLLIHGARSVLTHAKDPGPWVTKLRQRRPLNVAVVALANKMARTIWAMLAHERTYQKGFVSQPA
- a CDS encoding DUF3592 domain-containing protein encodes the protein MDLLSLLASWAEDPRQPIGCVLIVAGLVALYKDWKIRQLAAACQRWPTAEGMILDSTIEIDRDNWFGGEPRNFSPGVFSPTIRYRYTVKGREYTGDEIAPGGLVNTSTEASAARWAQRFPPGSRVRVRYNPRSPAESYLVAEYMGGLLGRGIPLIFIAIGLGLASGRIGASHPGGE
- a CDS encoding type IV toxin-antitoxin system AbiEi family antitoxin domain-containing protein, which gives rise to MDSSHQNILVLAAQRGLIRPRDLNERGLPTVALTRLVRQGLLQRVGRGLYAIPDRPVSEHGALAEVARKHPQAIICLLSALRLHELTTQSPFEVWLAIPNKARAPKMDYPPLRIVRFSGAALTEGIEERLIDGVPVRVTNVARTVADCFKFRNKIGLDVALEALREAWNGKRVGMDELWQFAKPCRVANVMRPYLESLT
- a CDS encoding TetR/AcrR family transcriptional regulator produces the protein MIKAAVTARGQDSRQRLLDAALGVFRTKGYTATTVDDLCAAAGVTKGSFFHHFDSKEAAALAAITHWNDTTGALFAAAPYWQVEDPRQRLLAYLDFRAGLVRGAIPEFTCLLGTLVQETFASHSALQTACGAGIEAHAQTLVPTIEAAKAKYAPGAEWSAESLARHTQAVLQGGFVLAKAMNDPQAALDALAHLKRYVAQLLPIPTARRSR
- a CDS encoding YybH family protein, which gives rise to MNNDPRLAGAPDRVTTVDATAEVTALIRRWEGAIQADDRAGILVHHTEDIVMFDVPEPLQSLGLAAYHKTWDLFFRYGTPHPELFVIEELRVTAGSDVAFATGLLRIGGSPSPVCRLTLGLVKRDGQWLIAHEHHSAPHALEAEEPRS
- a CDS encoding VOC family protein, with the protein product MNTMMPCLAFANAEQTEQAVRTYIELFRAVFGEAKELARSTFSQAEIDTVTQLHGLPPEQRPGPAGAVKTIRFQLNGMELLALNGGGYFGQFHESFSLYVNCETQAQIDRLHEALSEGGQVQPCGWIKDRFGVSWQIVPDFVLAIDEGPDRAAAERMNVAMLGMTKIDRERLQRSLR
- a CDS encoding SRPBCC domain-containing protein — protein: MHYTQNPSPRRIEVDHGADRDDDPGMFRMLVTFDEQSDGRTVLTLRQLHPTRAQREATIGFGAVGYGVQTLDKLAAHLATRADSATVRPS